The following are encoded together in the Leuconostoc mesenteroides subsp. mesenteroides ATCC 8293 genome:
- the rpmG gene encoding 50S ribosomal protein L33, with translation MRIHVVLGNDETGERIYLTSKNRRNTPDRLELKKYSPKLRKVVTFKEIK, from the coding sequence ATGCGTATCCACGTCGTTCTAGGAAATGATGAAACTGGTGAGCGTATCTACTTGACGTCTAAAAACCGTCGTAATACGCCTGACCGCCTTGAGTTAAAGAAGTACTCACCAAAACTTCGCAAAGTAGTAACATTTAAGGAGATTAAGTAA
- a CDS encoding manganese-dependent inorganic pyrophosphatase, protein MAKTLVFGHKNPDTDTIASAIAASYLLNQQGQDTEAVAQGEPNAETQFALDYFKVKPLRVISEADTETVVLVDHNEAAQSVDNLADVTVENIYDHHKFAFTNSTPLYITAKPWGSVATILYYEFKQANIVIPAEIAGLLASAIISDTLLLKSPTTTSYDQPALESLAKIAGLEDYAAYGLDLLKAGTDLSSRTDKELIDGDAKSFEMGGHQFRIGQVNTVDIDEVLSRQAGIEAAIAEEGYEDFLFVITDILNSNSKGLYIGDAAQSIEAAFNQKLDNNVIDLPGVVSRKKQVVPPLENQL, encoded by the coding sequence ATGGCTAAGACTTTAGTTTTTGGGCACAAGAACCCAGATACAGATACAATCGCATCAGCAATCGCTGCAAGTTATTTATTGAACCAACAAGGTCAGGATACAGAAGCAGTCGCGCAAGGTGAGCCCAACGCTGAAACGCAATTCGCGTTAGATTATTTTAAAGTTAAGCCGCTTCGTGTAATTTCTGAGGCCGATACAGAAACAGTTGTTTTAGTTGACCATAATGAAGCTGCACAATCAGTTGATAATTTAGCTGACGTTACCGTGGAAAACATTTATGATCATCATAAGTTTGCGTTCACAAATTCTACACCCTTGTATATCACGGCTAAGCCATGGGGCTCTGTAGCAACTATTTTGTACTATGAATTCAAACAAGCAAATATTGTTATTCCTGCAGAAATTGCTGGTCTATTAGCTTCAGCAATTATATCTGACACATTATTGCTCAAGAGTCCAACGACGACATCATACGACCAACCCGCTTTGGAATCCTTAGCTAAGATTGCAGGACTTGAAGATTATGCTGCCTATGGTTTGGATTTGTTGAAAGCTGGAACAGATTTGTCATCACGCACTGATAAAGAATTAATTGATGGTGATGCCAAATCATTTGAAATGGGCGGGCACCAATTCCGGATTGGTCAAGTCAACACTGTTGATATTGATGAAGTATTATCTCGTCAGGCAGGAATTGAAGCAGCAATTGCAGAGGAAGGTTATGAAGACTTTTTGTTTGTGATTACTGATATCTTGAATTCAAACTCTAAGGGCTTGTACATTGGAGATGCTGCTCAATCAATCGAAGCAGCATTTAATCAAAAACTGGACAATAATGTAATTGATCTACCTGGTGTTGTTTCTAGAAAGAAGCAAGTAGTTCCACCATTAGAAAACCAACTCTAA
- the parC gene encoding DNA topoisomerase IV subunit A — translation MADRITELSLEAVMGERFGRYSKYIIQERALPDIRDGLKPVQRRILFAMDQDGNTYDHPYRKSAKSVGNVMGNFHPHGDSSIYEAMVRLSQDWKVREPLIDMNGNNGSVDNDPAAAMRYTEARLSKIAGEMMADLGQETVDMVLNFDDTTYEPTVLPSRIPSLFINGATGISAGYATEIPPHNLKEINAALIYLLDHPAATLSQLMRYVKGPDFPTGGIVQGLDGIKKAYKTGRGKIVVRAKTEISDLRAGKKKIEITELPYEVVKSNLVSKIDAIRLNKEVTGISEVRDESDREGMSIVIELSKEANANGILTYLFKKTDLQISYNFNMVAIHDQRPVHVGLKAGLEAFLSFRKEVVLKRSAYELAKAQARQHIVEGLIRMLSILDEVVATIRASKNRKDATQNLINRFEFTQAQAEAIVTLQLYRLTNTDVTQLEEEFSQLNDKINCLNQIIHEESALKDVIREEIKAITKAYSSPRRSVIEAEVENLVIDTAVTIAEEDVQVLVSRNGYYKRASLRSFKASDNENGLAEDDLVVFQGTLNTTNHLFMFTNKGNVIYRPVHELPDTKWKDTGEHFSQQLSNWDKDEVVIKAIAVDNLEQGGAFTIVSNDGFIKQTTLVDIVPKAYKKKSSMAIKLKKDVSYVVNVAYFQNVKRQNVLLLSHNGVGLRYAIKEVPEIGSRTSGVKAMDLRDDDTIKAALFITDDKQSVAIVAENGAFKYMPVSLINHSKRGNKGVLIFTQKKTVAYKVATATIFDSNVKALSILTKRYQIQELQLSDYHESQRIGNGQYVVDTDKNGEPWIIKPLTISETK, via the coding sequence ATGGCAGATCGTATAACCGAACTCTCACTTGAAGCAGTGATGGGGGAGCGCTTTGGGCGCTATTCAAAATATATAATTCAAGAACGTGCTTTGCCAGACATTCGAGACGGATTGAAGCCAGTGCAACGGCGTATTTTGTTTGCAATGGATCAGGATGGAAACACTTATGATCATCCATATCGTAAATCAGCAAAATCTGTTGGTAACGTAATGGGTAATTTTCATCCGCACGGTGATTCATCAATTTATGAAGCCATGGTACGTTTATCGCAGGATTGGAAAGTTCGTGAGCCGTTGATAGACATGAATGGTAATAATGGTTCAGTGGACAATGATCCGGCTGCAGCAATGCGTTATACTGAAGCGCGATTGTCTAAAATTGCTGGTGAAATGATGGCGGATTTGGGTCAAGAAACCGTGGACATGGTTTTGAACTTTGATGACACAACTTATGAGCCAACAGTTTTACCTTCTCGTATTCCTAGTCTTTTTATTAACGGCGCAACTGGTATTTCGGCGGGATATGCAACAGAAATCCCACCCCATAATTTGAAAGAAATCAATGCCGCATTAATCTACTTACTCGATCATCCAGCCGCTACTTTATCGCAATTAATGCGCTATGTAAAAGGCCCTGATTTTCCGACTGGTGGTATTGTTCAGGGACTTGATGGTATAAAAAAAGCGTACAAAACTGGACGTGGTAAAATCGTTGTTCGTGCTAAGACAGAAATATCTGATCTTCGCGCTGGCAAGAAGAAAATTGAAATTACTGAACTGCCTTATGAGGTTGTTAAGTCAAATTTGGTATCAAAAATTGATGCCATTCGATTAAATAAAGAAGTAACCGGCATTTCAGAAGTCCGCGATGAATCCGATCGCGAGGGAATGTCTATTGTTATTGAATTATCTAAAGAAGCAAATGCCAATGGTATTTTGACTTATTTGTTCAAAAAAACTGATTTGCAGATATCTTATAACTTCAATATGGTTGCTATTCATGATCAACGACCAGTACACGTTGGTTTGAAGGCTGGTTTAGAAGCTTTCCTTTCGTTCCGAAAAGAGGTTGTATTAAAGCGATCAGCATATGAATTGGCTAAAGCACAAGCACGGCAACATATTGTTGAAGGCTTAATCCGCATGCTGTCTATATTGGATGAAGTCGTTGCTACCATTCGAGCATCTAAGAATCGTAAAGACGCTACACAAAACTTAATTAATCGTTTTGAGTTTACACAAGCACAAGCTGAAGCCATTGTCACGTTGCAATTGTATCGATTGACCAACACAGATGTGACGCAATTAGAAGAAGAATTTTCCCAGTTGAATGATAAAATTAATTGTTTGAACCAAATTATTCACGAAGAGTCAGCATTGAAAGATGTTATTCGCGAAGAAATTAAGGCAATTACTAAGGCCTATTCTTCACCACGTCGCAGTGTTATTGAAGCAGAAGTTGAGAATTTGGTAATTGATACAGCGGTAACGATTGCTGAAGAAGATGTTCAAGTGTTAGTGTCACGTAATGGTTACTATAAGCGTGCATCTTTGCGTTCCTTTAAAGCTTCGGATAATGAAAATGGTCTGGCAGAAGATGATCTAGTTGTTTTCCAAGGAACCCTAAATACGACAAATCATTTGTTTATGTTTACCAACAAGGGGAATGTTATTTATCGACCGGTTCATGAACTACCTGATACAAAATGGAAAGATACAGGAGAACATTTTTCACAGCAACTATCGAACTGGGATAAAGACGAAGTGGTGATTAAAGCTATCGCTGTTGATAATCTCGAACAAGGTGGCGCATTTACAATAGTTTCAAATGATGGATTTATTAAACAAACTACTTTAGTAGATATTGTTCCCAAAGCTTATAAAAAGAAATCTTCGATGGCTATTAAGCTTAAAAAAGATGTGAGCTACGTTGTTAATGTTGCGTACTTCCAAAATGTTAAGCGCCAAAATGTGCTATTGTTGTCACATAATGGTGTTGGTTTACGATACGCGATAAAAGAGGTGCCAGAAATTGGTTCCCGTACCTCTGGAGTCAAGGCAATGGACTTACGCGATGATGACACGATTAAAGCTGCCTTGTTTATTACCGATGATAAACAAAGTGTTGCTATTGTTGCTGAAAATGGCGCCTTCAAGTATATGCCAGTATCGTTAATTAACCATTCAAAACGTGGTAATAAAGGTGTTCTCATTTTCACACAAAAGAAAACTGTAGCCTATAAAGTTGCCACAGCGACAATATTTGATAGCAATGTGAAAGCACTTTCTATTTTGACAAAGCGTTATCAAATTCAAGAATTACAATTAAGTGATTATCATGAATCACAACGTATTGGCAATGGACAATATGTCGTTGACACTGACAAAAATGGCGAACCGTGGATTATAAAACCGCTAACAATTTCTGAGACAAAATGA
- a CDS encoding L7Ae/L30e/S12e/Gadd45 family ribosomal protein: MINKNDQILNLVGLAMRAGKLVLGTEPTLSAIRGQKVFLVFFPSDGGKSQAKKFADKSNFYNIKLVQDYTKKQLTDAIGVNRGVFAIADQGFSRKIKQLISEKERN, encoded by the coding sequence GTGATAAATAAGAATGACCAAATATTGAATTTAGTTGGTTTAGCAATGCGCGCTGGTAAACTAGTACTTGGAACAGAACCTACGTTATCAGCTATTCGTGGGCAAAAGGTTTTTCTAGTTTTCTTTCCCAGTGATGGTGGTAAAAGCCAAGCAAAAAAATTCGCCGATAAATCAAACTTCTATAATATCAAACTAGTACAAGACTATACTAAAAAGCAATTAACGGATGCCATTGGTGTTAACCGAGGTGTTTTCGCCATTGCTGATCAAGGTTTTAGTCGAAAAATTAAACAATTAATTTCAGAAAAGGAGCGGAACTAA
- the rbfA gene encoding 30S ribosome-binding factor RbfA → MANPQRAGRLAQEVQRDVTDLLLKRINDPRVKEVTVTSVELSGDLQIATIYYSILSDLASDAKKTQAGLEAASGLIRKELGSRLTVYKTPELKFVRDTSVQYGNHIEDLIRKLHTEN, encoded by the coding sequence ATGGCAAATCCACAACGTGCAGGTCGTCTCGCTCAAGAAGTACAACGTGATGTTACTGATTTATTACTTAAGCGTATTAATGATCCGCGAGTAAAAGAGGTTACAGTAACAAGTGTTGAATTGTCTGGTGACTTGCAGATAGCAACAATTTATTATTCCATTTTATCTGATTTGGCCAGTGATGCTAAGAAAACTCAAGCCGGCTTGGAAGCTGCTAGTGGATTGATTCGTAAAGAATTAGGTTCACGATTGACGGTTTACAAAACGCCAGAATTGAAGTTTGTGCGTGATACATCTGTTCAATACGGAAATCATATTGAGGACTTGATTCGCAAGCTGCACACTGAAAATTAA
- the nusA gene encoding transcription termination factor NusA encodes MSKELVEALNALESERGIDRLVVVEALEDALKAAYKKQYNTADNVEATFDDKKGNISIKQVKHVVLDDDLEDEEIEISLSDALAINRAYEAGDEIRFDVTPKDFGRMAAQAAKQVIVQKMREAGRQAIYNKFSDYEDEIITGEVDRQDARFLYVNLPGNQEAVMAPNDQMPNERYHMGDRIKVLVNKVENNAKGPQVFVSRTAADLVKRLFEQEVPEVYDGTVEIMSIAREAGDRSKIAVYTHDTDLDPVGAMVGQRGARVQSVVNELAGENMDIVEWVEDEAQYIANALNPSEVTDVIFDPANDRAVTVIVPDNQLSLAIGKKGQNARLAARLTGFKIDIKSESEAAASLDPTPAATAADENEE; translated from the coding sequence ATGAGTAAAGAATTAGTGGAAGCACTTAATGCTCTTGAATCAGAACGAGGAATTGATCGTTTAGTTGTTGTCGAAGCGCTTGAAGACGCATTGAAAGCCGCCTACAAGAAGCAATACAATACCGCTGATAATGTCGAAGCAACATTCGACGATAAAAAGGGCAACATTAGTATTAAACAAGTAAAGCATGTTGTTTTAGATGATGATCTTGAAGATGAAGAAATAGAGATTTCTTTATCCGATGCATTGGCAATCAATCGAGCATATGAAGCAGGAGATGAGATTCGCTTTGATGTTACGCCAAAAGATTTTGGTCGTATGGCGGCACAAGCTGCAAAACAAGTGATTGTGCAAAAAATGCGTGAAGCTGGACGACAAGCTATTTATAACAAGTTTTCTGATTATGAAGATGAAATTATAACAGGTGAAGTTGACCGACAAGATGCACGATTCCTATATGTGAACTTACCTGGCAATCAAGAAGCTGTAATGGCCCCAAACGATCAAATGCCCAATGAGCGGTATCACATGGGAGATCGTATTAAGGTCTTGGTTAACAAAGTTGAAAACAATGCCAAGGGACCACAAGTCTTTGTATCACGAACAGCAGCTGATTTGGTTAAACGATTGTTTGAACAAGAGGTGCCAGAAGTTTATGATGGTACTGTTGAAATCATGTCTATTGCGCGTGAGGCTGGTGATCGCTCAAAAATTGCCGTTTATACGCATGATACTGACTTAGATCCAGTTGGGGCCATGGTTGGTCAACGTGGTGCACGTGTACAAAGCGTTGTTAACGAACTAGCTGGTGAAAATATGGATATTGTGGAGTGGGTTGAAGATGAAGCACAGTATATTGCGAATGCTTTAAACCCTTCAGAAGTAACTGATGTCATTTTTGATCCAGCCAACGACCGTGCGGTAACGGTTATTGTTCCAGATAATCAGTTATCTCTAGCAATCGGGAAAAAGGGTCAAAATGCTCGCTTAGCAGCACGTTTAACGGGATTCAAGATTGACATTAAATCTGAAAGTGAAGCAGCAGCTAGCTTAGACCCAACACCAGCTGCTACAGCTGCTGACGAAAACGAAGAATAA
- the rimP gene encoding ribosome maturation factor RimP: MANKTEQTVIDLISPIIEAHNDLLWDLTFTKEGGQKVLRILLDKPDHQFITMNDLTLFTQEVNELLDTVDPDPIPEAYVLDISSPGADRPLKELWHFEWAKEANENILVSLFVAKEGQKKWQGKIADLNKDGLTLTTTNGRLPLTFDEIAKAILDVQF; encoded by the coding sequence ATGGCAAACAAAACCGAACAGACAGTTATTGACTTGATTTCACCAATCATTGAAGCACATAATGATTTACTGTGGGATTTAACGTTTACCAAAGAAGGTGGACAAAAAGTTTTACGGATTTTGCTGGATAAACCTGATCATCAATTTATTACGATGAATGATTTGACACTATTCACGCAAGAAGTTAATGAATTGTTAGATACCGTGGATCCAGATCCAATTCCTGAAGCCTATGTTTTAGATATTTCATCACCAGGCGCTGATCGACCATTAAAGGAATTATGGCATTTTGAATGGGCTAAAGAGGCCAATGAAAATATTTTAGTATCCTTGTTTGTTGCCAAAGAAGGCCAAAAAAAGTGGCAAGGAAAGATTGCTGATCTAAACAAAGATGGCTTGACGCTGACGACAACTAATGGACGTTTGCCATTAACCTTTGACGAAATAGCTAAAGCAATACTGGATGTCCAGTTTTAA
- the infB gene encoding translation initiation factor IF-2 encodes MTEEKKFSGSNRPARKQAVPERKELPASQRRHAAKLADGTTPAQGGSRPSRPARPNNNNQNRPNNGGQSQNRNNQNRSNTSTGGQNRSNNGGNRNNRPGSRVAPAEGRPMIREKKNWSTKPREGQVDYSAKPDNSLKQYVNENEKKRQASAAAKHPKKPAAATKPAVKKETSATKPATASTTTGAGKFGGALASGNNSARNNSRKRNTNGTGQQTPRRNDRPRGSKKSRRIAAKHQPSTPATVRKEQPLPAVLEYRVGMNVQDLSKLLHRDTAEIIKKLFLLGIVTNQNQSLDEDTIEILAADYGIEAQAKEEEDVADIDRFFDDENIDESKLVSRPPVVTIMGHVDHGKTTLLDYLRNSHVTEGEAGGITQHIGAYQTRINDKLITFLDTPGHAAFTEMRARGANVTDLTILVVAADDGVMPQTIEAINHAKAAGTPIIVAVNKIDKPGANPDDVMNQLMAYDLVPEEYGGDTIFVKISAKFGQNVDELLEMILLQAEVLELKANPNMPARGSVIEARLDKGRGPVSTVLVQQGTMHVGDPIVVGNTYGRVRTMTNERGVELSEALPATPIQITGLNGVPQAGDRFIVMADEKTARAAGEERAKRAQEAVRNSGSVVTLDTLFNTMAEKAMKTVPVIVKADVQGSVEALSGSLKKIEVDGVRVDIIHTAVGAINESDVTLAEASGAIIIGFNVRPTPLAKSQSDSEKVDIRFYNVIYNAIDDVEAAMKGQLEPVYEEKVIGKVEVKELFKFSKVGTIAGAMVEEGKITKDSKVRVIRDNVVVFDGEVGSLQRGKDAVNEVKMGFEFGFTVAKFNDVHAGDVVEAYVMEEVKPK; translated from the coding sequence ATGACAGAAGAAAAGAAATTCTCAGGTTCAAACCGTCCTGCACGAAAACAGGCAGTCCCAGAACGTAAGGAATTGCCCGCATCACAACGCCGTCATGCGGCAAAGTTAGCAGATGGTACAACGCCAGCCCAAGGAGGCTCACGTCCAAGCCGTCCTGCACGTCCTAACAATAACAATCAAAATCGTCCAAATAATGGTGGCCAAAGCCAAAATCGCAATAATCAGAATCGCTCGAATACATCTACTGGTGGCCAAAACCGTTCAAATAACGGTGGAAACCGCAACAATCGTCCTGGATCACGCGTTGCACCTGCTGAAGGGCGTCCAATGATTCGAGAGAAGAAAAATTGGTCAACGAAGCCACGTGAAGGGCAAGTTGATTATTCTGCTAAACCGGATAATAGCTTGAAGCAGTACGTGAATGAAAATGAAAAGAAGCGCCAAGCTTCTGCAGCTGCTAAGCATCCAAAGAAGCCAGCTGCAGCAACTAAGCCAGCTGTAAAGAAAGAAACTAGTGCAACTAAACCAGCTACTGCATCAACAACCACTGGTGCAGGGAAGTTTGGTGGCGCTCTCGCTTCTGGTAATAATTCTGCGCGCAATAACTCACGTAAGCGTAATACTAATGGTACTGGCCAACAAACACCACGCCGTAATGATCGTCCACGCGGTTCTAAAAAGTCACGTCGTATTGCTGCTAAACACCAACCATCAACTCCAGCAACAGTACGTAAAGAACAACCATTACCAGCAGTTTTGGAATATCGTGTTGGTATGAACGTGCAAGATTTGTCAAAGTTGTTGCATCGTGATACAGCAGAAATTATTAAAAAGTTATTCTTACTGGGCATTGTTACAAATCAAAACCAAAGTTTGGATGAAGATACAATCGAAATTTTGGCAGCTGATTATGGTATCGAAGCACAAGCAAAAGAAGAAGAAGACGTTGCAGATATTGACAGATTCTTTGATGATGAAAATATTGATGAGAGCAAGTTAGTTTCTCGTCCACCAGTTGTGACGATCATGGGACACGTTGATCATGGTAAGACAACATTGTTGGATTATCTACGTAATTCTCATGTTACTGAAGGTGAAGCAGGCGGTATCACACAACATATCGGTGCATACCAAACACGTATTAATGATAAATTAATTACATTCTTGGATACGCCAGGACACGCCGCCTTCACAGAGATGCGTGCACGTGGTGCTAACGTAACTGATTTGACAATTCTTGTTGTTGCTGCTGATGACGGTGTTATGCCACAGACAATTGAAGCGATTAATCATGCTAAGGCAGCGGGAACGCCAATCATTGTTGCTGTTAACAAAATTGACAAGCCTGGAGCAAATCCTGACGATGTGATGAATCAGTTAATGGCTTATGACTTAGTTCCTGAAGAGTATGGTGGTGACACAATCTTCGTTAAAATCTCAGCTAAGTTTGGTCAAAATGTTGATGAACTACTGGAAATGATTTTGTTGCAAGCTGAAGTTTTGGAATTGAAAGCAAATCCTAATATGCCAGCACGTGGTTCAGTAATTGAAGCCCGCTTGGATAAGGGACGTGGACCAGTTTCTACTGTTCTTGTACAACAAGGAACAATGCATGTTGGTGATCCAATTGTTGTTGGTAATACCTATGGCCGTGTACGTACAATGACAAACGAACGTGGCGTTGAGCTATCAGAAGCTTTGCCTGCGACACCTATCCAAATTACTGGTTTGAATGGGGTGCCACAAGCTGGTGATCGTTTCATTGTTATGGCTGATGAAAAAACAGCTCGCGCAGCCGGTGAAGAACGTGCAAAGCGAGCACAAGAAGCAGTTCGTAATTCAGGATCAGTTGTTACTTTGGATACATTGTTCAATACAATGGCTGAAAAAGCGATGAAGACGGTGCCAGTTATTGTCAAGGCTGATGTTCAAGGATCTGTCGAAGCACTTTCTGGATCACTGAAAAAGATTGAGGTTGACGGTGTTCGTGTGGATATTATCCATACTGCTGTTGGTGCGATTAACGAATCGGATGTTACTTTGGCTGAAGCATCTGGTGCAATTATTATCGGATTCAACGTTCGTCCTACACCTTTGGCAAAATCACAATCTGATTCTGAAAAGGTTGATATTCGTTTCTATAATGTCATTTATAATGCGATCGACGATGTTGAAGCAGCTATGAAGGGCCAACTTGAACCTGTATACGAAGAAAAGGTTATTGGAAAAGTCGAAGTTAAAGAATTATTCAAATTCTCTAAGGTCGGAACTATTGCCGGTGCCATGGTTGAAGAAGGTAAAATTACTAAGGATTCTAAGGTTCGCGTCATACGTGATAATGTGGTAGTGTTTGACGGTGAAGTTGGCTCATTGCAGCGCGGTAAAGATGCAGTTAACGAAGTGAAGATGGGATTTGAATTCGGATTTACAGTGGCCAAATTTAATGATGTTCACGCTGGGGACGTTGTTGAAGCCTATGTAATGGAAGAAGTTAAACCTAAGTAA
- the rpsN gene encoding 30S ribosomal protein S14, giving the protein MAKKSKIAKAQKREALVAKYADKRAALKAAGDYIGLAALPKDSSPVRVHNRDWIDGRPHAYMREFGMSRLNFRQLAHKGQIPGVRKASW; this is encoded by the coding sequence ATGGCAAAGAAGTCAAAGATTGCTAAGGCACAAAAGCGTGAAGCTTTAGTTGCAAAGTACGCTGACAAGCGTGCAGCATTGAAGGCTGCGGGTGACTATATTGGATTGGCAGCTTTGCCAAAGGATTCATCTCCAGTACGCGTTCATAACCGCGATTGGATTGATGGCCGTCCACACGCTTACATGCGTGAATTTGGAATGTCACGTTTGAACTTCCGTCAATTAGCACACAAGGGTCAAATTCCTGGTGTTCGTAAGGCTTCTTGGTAA
- the rnpM gene encoding RNase P modulator RnpM yields the protein MKPRKIPMRKDIVTGEMFPKKELVRVVRSKEGDVALDPTGKANGRGAYVSLNVKNAEMAKEKRIFDKAFGVKVADEFYDELIAYVDHQQARRELFGDK from the coding sequence ATGAAACCTCGTAAAATACCAATGAGAAAAGACATTGTAACGGGTGAAATGTTTCCTAAAAAAGAACTCGTTCGAGTCGTGCGTAGTAAAGAAGGTGACGTGGCTTTAGACCCAACAGGGAAAGCCAATGGTCGTGGTGCGTATGTTAGCCTAAATGTAAAAAATGCAGAAATGGCTAAAGAAAAGCGTATCTTTGATAAAGCATTTGGTGTGAAAGTAGCAGATGAATTCTATGATGAACTCATTGCTTACGTTGACCATCAACAAGCACGTCGGGAGTTGTTTGGTGATAAATAA